One Fusobacterium nucleatum genomic window carries:
- a CDS encoding cation diffusion facilitator family transporter, whose protein sequence is MKKIKEEKRENVIIKTSIIGIFINLLLVVFKAIIGLISNSIAILLDAVNNLSDALSSIVTIIATKLADSEPDKKHPLGHGRIEYLSAMIVAGIIFYAGITSLIESIKKIFNPLEVEYSKVTFIILIVSIMLKLLLGRYVKNIGEKFNSPSLVASGSDATSDAILSSSVLVSAILYIFTDINIEAYVGVLISIFIIKSGIEIFMDAVNEILGKRVDKETINEIKKTICKIENVYGAYDLMLHNYGPDKYVGSVHIEIPDSMTAEEIDPLERKVTNIVLQKHNVYLSGITIYSMNTKNEDIAKLRYKIYKIVMSNDGVLEFHGFYLEEKNKSIRFDIIIDYSIKNREEIYNKILNDVKKEYPDYTINIKVDIDI, encoded by the coding sequence ATGAAGAAAATTAAAGAAGAAAAAAGAGAAAATGTTATCATAAAAACAAGTATTATAGGAATTTTTATAAACTTATTATTAGTTGTTTTTAAAGCAATAATTGGTTTAATTTCAAATTCTATTGCTATTTTATTGGATGCAGTAAATAATTTGAGTGATGCACTATCTTCTATTGTTACAATTATTGCAACTAAATTAGCAGATTCTGAGCCAGATAAAAAACATCCTTTGGGACATGGTAGAATAGAATATTTAAGTGCAATGATTGTTGCAGGAATTATTTTCTATGCTGGTATAACTTCTTTAATAGAGTCTATTAAAAAAATTTTTAATCCACTAGAAGTTGAGTATTCAAAAGTTACTTTTATTATACTAATAGTTTCAATTATGCTAAAACTTCTACTTGGAAGGTATGTAAAAAATATTGGAGAAAAATTTAATTCTCCATCACTTGTTGCATCTGGTTCAGATGCAACAAGTGATGCTATTCTTTCATCTTCTGTTTTAGTATCAGCAATACTATATATTTTTACAGATATTAATATAGAAGCCTATGTTGGAGTTCTTATTTCAATTTTTATAATTAAATCTGGTATAGAAATATTTATGGATGCTGTAAATGAAATTTTAGGAAAAAGAGTTGATAAGGAAACAATAAATGAAATTAAGAAAACTATCTGTAAAATTGAAAATGTATATGGGGCTTATGACTTAATGTTACATAACTATGGACCTGACAAATATGTAGGCTCTGTTCATATTGAAATACCTGATTCAATGACAGCTGAGGAAATTGATCCTCTCGAAAGAAAGGTAACTAACATAGTTTTACAAAAACATAATGTTTATTTATCAGGGATTACAATATATTCAATGAATACCAAAAATGAGGACATAGCTAAACTTCGTTATAAGATTTATAAAATAGTTATGTCAAATGATGGAGTCTTAGAATTTCATGGTTTCTATTTGGAAGAAAAAAATAAATCTATTAGGTTTGATATAATCATTGACTACTCTATAAAAAATAGAGAAGAAATCTATAATAAGATTTTAAATGATGTTAAAAAGGAATATCCAGATTATACTATTAATATTAAAGTGGACATTGATATATAA
- a CDS encoding DUF4198 domain-containing protein, giving the protein MLSKKLLIGALVATMSVSSFAHFQMIYTADSNISGKSSVPFELIFTHPSDGVEAHSMDIGKDEKGTINPVVEFFSIHNGEKTDLKANLKASKFGPASKQVASYKFNLDKSSGLKGGGDWGLVFVPAPYYEASEEVYIQQITKVLVNKDDLATDWNKRLANGYPEIIPLSNPITWKGEIFRAQVVDKAGKPVANAEIEIEYLNSNIKNSKFVGELQKEKTATVIYADENGYFSFVPVHKGYWGFAALGAGGEMKHNGKELSQDAVLWIEAK; this is encoded by the coding sequence ATGTTATCTAAAAAATTACTTATTGGAGCTCTTGTAGCTACTATGTCTGTATCTTCTTTTGCACATTTTCAAATGATTTACACAGCTGATTCTAATATTTCTGGGAAATCTTCTGTGCCATTTGAATTAATTTTTACACATCCATCAGATGGAGTTGAAGCTCACAGTATGGATATTGGAAAAGATGAAAAAGGAACTATAAATCCTGTTGTAGAATTTTTCTCTATTCATAACGGAGAAAAAACTGATTTAAAAGCAAATTTAAAAGCATCAAAATTTGGACCTGCTTCTAAACAAGTTGCTTCTTATAAATTTAATTTAGACAAAAGCTCTGGATTAAAAGGTGGAGGAGATTGGGGATTAGTTTTTGTTCCTGCTCCATATTATGAAGCATCAGAAGAAGTTTATATTCAACAAATTACTAAGGTGTTAGTTAATAAAGATGATTTAGCTACTGATTGGAATAAAAGATTAGCTAATGGATATCCTGAAATAATTCCTTTATCTAACCCTATCACTTGGAAAGGTGAAATTTTTAGAGCACAAGTTGTTGATAAAGCTGGAAAGCCAGTTGCTAATGCAGAAATAGAAATAGAATATTTAAATTCTAATATTAAAAATTCTAAATTTGTAGGGGAATTACAAAAAGAAAAAACTGCAACTGTTATTTATGCAGATGAAAATGGATACTTCTCTTTTGTTCCAGTTCATAAAGGATATTGGGGATTTGCAGCATTAGGTGCAGGTGGAGAAATGAAACATAATGGAAAAGAACTTTCACAAGATGCAGTTCTTTGGATAGAAGCTAAATAG
- a CDS encoding transposase: MYLTLKQQVKHLSKKEFRNLKYLSHIAKNLTNEAIYNIRQYYFRNKKYLSYNENYKILKNSENYKKLNSNMAQQILKEVDGSFKSFFGLLKLVKNGQYDNKKIKLPKYLAKDRFTTLVIGFVRLKDDMLIIPYSNLFRKTHKEIAIKLPPVLKGKKIKEIRIIPKQYSRYFEIQYTYEVKEIQRELNRENGLGIDLGIDNLCTCVTNTGASFLIDGRKLKSINQYYNKINAKLQSIKDKQKIEHTTLRQKRIARKRNNRIEDYLSKAARIIINYCLNNDIGKIVLGYNEDFQRNSNIGSINNQNFVNIPYGKLRDKLIYLCKLYGIEFKLQEESYTSKASFFDGDEIPIYDKENPQEYIFSGKRIKRGLYQTSADKLINADCNGALNILRKSKVVDLSILYNRGELNTPKRIRVV, translated from the coding sequence ATGTATTTAACATTAAAACAACAAGTAAAACATCTTAGTAAAAAAGAGTTTAGAAATTTAAAATATTTATCTCATATAGCCAAGAACTTAACTAATGAAGCTATATATAATATTAGACAATACTATTTTAGAAATAAAAAGTACTTAAGTTATAATGAAAACTATAAAATACTTAAAAATAGTGAAAATTACAAGAAATTAAATTCTAATATGGCTCAACAAATTCTAAAAGAAGTAGATGGAAGTTTCAAATCATTTTTTGGACTTTTAAAACTTGTTAAGAATGGTCAATATGATAATAAAAAAATTAAATTACCTAAATATCTTGCTAAAGATAGATTTACAACTCTTGTTATAGGTTTTGTTAGATTAAAAGATGATATGCTGATTATTCCTTATTCAAATTTATTTAGAAAGACACATAAGGAAATCGCAATAAAACTACCACCAGTATTAAAAGGCAAGAAAATAAAAGAGATCAGAATAATACCTAAACAATATTCTAGGTACTTTGAAATTCAATATACTTATGAAGTAAAAGAAATTCAAAGGGAATTAAATAGAGAAAATGGACTAGGAATAGATTTAGGTATAGACAATCTATGTACTTGTGTTACAAATACTGGAGCTTCATTCCTAATAGATGGTAGAAAATTAAAATCAATAAATCAATACTATAACAAGATAAATGCAAAATTACAAAGTATAAAAGATAAGCAAAAGATTGAGCACACAACATTAAGACAAAAGAGAATAGCTAGAAAGAGAAATAATCGCATAGAAGATTATCTTTCAAAAGCAGCAAGAATAATAATAAATTATTGTCTTAATAATGATATAGGAAAGATAGTTCTAGGATATAATGAGGACTTTCAAAGAAATTCAAATATAGGAAGTATAAATAATCAAAATTTTGTAAATATACCTTATGGGAAATTAAGAGATAAATTAATATATCTATGTAAACTATATGGAATAGAATTTAAACTACAAGAAGAAAGTTATACATCAAAAGCAAGTTTCTTTGATGGAGATGAAATCCCAATATATGATAAAGAAAATCCACAAGAATATATATTCAGTGGAAAAAGAATAAAAAGAGGACTATATCAAACAAGTGCAGATAAACTTATAAATGCAGATTGTAATGGAGCATTAAATATTCTAAGAAAAAGTAAAGTTGTGGATTTAAGTATCCTATACAATAGAGGTGAGCTGAACACACCTAAAAGAATAAGGGTAGTGTAA
- a CDS encoding phosphatase PAP2 family protein, producing MNKLLKLKIKYIIFISIFFVIFYKGAEFYTYTVKNVPSYFMDWEKNIPFLPIFMLPYMTSAPFFLVTIFLEKNESSLKLLMKRAVFLTVVSTTIFVIFPMKFYFSKPEIDNQIFKFLFYLLGKLDSSFNQCPSLHVSFAFLSVVVYCREVKSKFLKSFLCIWGFLLAISILFVYQHHFIDFVGGTLMFLLTCIIFPRKKG from the coding sequence GTGAATAAACTATTAAAATTAAAGATTAAATATATTATTTTTATATCAATATTTTTTGTAATTTTCTATAAAGGGGCTGAATTTTACACATATACAGTTAAGAATGTTCCTTCATATTTTATGGATTGGGAGAAAAACATTCCTTTTTTGCCCATATTTATGTTACCATATATGACATCAGCACCATTCTTTTTAGTAACTATATTTTTGGAAAAAAATGAAAGTAGTTTAAAATTACTTATGAAAAGAGCAGTCTTTTTAACAGTAGTTTCTACTACTATATTTGTAATATTTCCAATGAAATTTTATTTTTCAAAGCCAGAAATTGACAATCAAATTTTTAAATTCCTTTTTTATTTATTAGGAAAATTAGATAGTAGTTTTAACCAATGTCCATCATTACATGTAAGTTTTGCATTTCTTTCAGTTGTAGTTTATTGTAGAGAGGTAAAATCTAAATTTTTAAAATCATTTTTATGTATATGGGGATTCTTACTTGCAATTTCAATTTTATTTGTATATCAACATCATTTTATTGACTTTGTAGGAGGAACATTAATGTTTTTACTAACTTGTATAATTTTTCCAAGAAAAAAAGGCTAA
- the asrC gene encoding sulfite reductase subunit C yields MIRDLNIKKVMKNAFRITKTKYKTALRVRVPGGLIDPECLMLVSEISSKYGDGKIHITTRQGFEILGIDMEDMPAVNEMAQPLIDKLNINQDEKGKGYPAAGTRNVSACIGNKVCPKAQYNTTEFARRIEKAIFPNDLHFKVALTGCPNDCIKARMHDFGIIGTCLPEYEMDRCVACNACVKKCKKISVEALRMENNKIIRDENKCIGCGECVINCPMSAWTRSPKKYYKLMIMGRTGKKNPRLAEDWLRWVDEDSIVKIIENTYQYVKEYIAKDAPNGKEHIGYIVDRTGFHEFRKWALKDVNLPKETVEKENIYWSGPKYDY; encoded by the coding sequence ATGATTAGAGATTTGAATATAAAAAAAGTAATGAAAAATGCTTTTAGAATAACTAAAACTAAATATAAAACTGCACTTAGAGTTAGAGTTCCAGGAGGATTAATAGATCCTGAATGTCTAATGTTAGTTTCAGAAATATCTTCAAAATATGGAGATGGAAAAATTCATATAACAACAAGACAAGGTTTTGAAATTCTTGGTATAGATATGGAAGATATGCCTGCAGTTAATGAAATGGCCCAACCTTTAATTGATAAATTAAATATAAATCAAGATGAAAAAGGAAAAGGTTATCCAGCAGCTGGAACAAGAAATGTCTCTGCATGTATAGGAAATAAAGTTTGTCCTAAAGCTCAATATAATACAACTGAATTTGCTAGAAGAATTGAAAAAGCAATATTCCCTAATGATTTACATTTTAAAGTAGCTTTAACAGGTTGCCCTAATGATTGTATAAAAGCAAGAATGCATGACTTTGGAATAATTGGAACTTGTCTACCTGAATATGAAATGGATAGATGTGTAGCTTGTAATGCTTGTGTAAAAAAATGTAAAAAAATATCTGTTGAAGCTCTAAGAATGGAAAATAATAAAATTATTAGAGATGAAAACAAATGTATAGGTTGTGGAGAATGTGTTATAAATTGTCCTATGTCAGCTTGGACAAGAAGCCCTAAAAAATATTATAAACTTATGATTATGGGAAGAACTGGAAAGAAAAATCCTAGACTTGCTGAAGATTGGTTAAGATGGGTAGATGAAGATAGTATAGTTAAAATTATTGAAAACACTTATCAATATGTTAAAGAATATATAGCTAAAGATGCTCCTAATGGAAAGGAACATATAGGATATATAGTTGATAGAACAGGTTTCCATGAATTTAGAAAATGGGCTTTAAAAGATGTAAATTTACCAAAAGAAACTGTTGAGAAAGAAAATATCTATTGGTCAGGTCCAAAATATGACTATTAA
- the asrB gene encoding anaerobic sulfite reductase subunit AsrB, with the protein MCNCDNPYIPSPARIIDIIKHTDIEWTFRVNTDTRKTKPGQFYEISLPKFGESPISVSGIGEDYIDFTIRAVGRVTNEIFEYKIGDKLFIRGPYGNGFDLNEYVGKDLVIVVGGSALAPVRGIIQFVYNNPEKVKSFKLIAGFKSPKDVLFAKDLEEWGKKLDVVLTVDGAEEGYKGNIGLVTKYIPELKFNDLSNVSAVVVGPPMMMKFSVAEFLKLNLAEKNIWVSYERNMHCGIGKCGHCKMDATYICLDGPVFDYEFAKNLVD; encoded by the coding sequence ATGTGTAATTGTGATAATCCTTATATACCTAGCCCAGCTAGAATTATTGATATTATAAAACATACAGATATTGAATGGACTTTTAGAGTTAATACTGATACTAGAAAAACAAAACCAGGTCAATTTTATGAAATATCTTTACCTAAATTTGGAGAAAGTCCTATATCAGTTTCAGGAATAGGTGAAGATTATATAGATTTTACTATTCGTGCTGTTGGTAGAGTAACAAATGAAATATTTGAATATAAAATTGGAGATAAACTATTTATTAGAGGTCCCTATGGAAATGGTTTTGACTTAAATGAATATGTAGGTAAAGATTTAGTTATTGTTGTAGGAGGAAGTGCCTTAGCACCAGTTAGAGGAATAATACAATTTGTATATAATAATCCAGAAAAAGTAAAATCTTTTAAATTGATAGCTGGTTTTAAATCTCCGAAAGATGTCTTATTTGCAAAAGATTTAGAAGAATGGGGTAAAAAACTTGATGTAGTTTTAACTGTTGATGGTGCTGAAGAAGGTTACAAAGGAAATATTGGCTTAGTTACAAAGTATATTCCTGAATTAAAATTCAATGATTTATCAAATGTTTCAGCAGTTGTTGTAGGGCCACCTATGATGATGAAATTTTCTGTTGCAGAATTTTTAAAATTAAATTTGGCAGAAAAAAATATATGGGTTTCTTATGAAAGAAATATGCATTGCGGTATAGGAAAATGTGGGCACTGCAAAATGGATGCAACATATATTTGTTTAGATGGACCTGTGTTTGATTATGAATTTGCAAAAAATTTAGTGGATTAG
- the asrA gene encoding anaerobic sulfite reductase subunit AsrA: MKLRLSIEEFDRGLEELSKKYLIFAPRTFEKRGTYSDTDVVRYAKVNNFSEMNWEDKSHFPAKEALLPVNEVLFYFTEDEYKVAAEDTRERLVFLRACDMNAVKRIDQIYLGNGASNDFFYTRTRKKTKFVVVGCSKTFRNCFCVSMGTNKADNYDAAMNIRGNEIQLEIRDEDLNVFSGREIDFDIDYVTKNEFEVDLPEKVDFMYMQNHKMWDEYDTRCIACGRCNYSCPTCTCFSMQDIHYKENENMGERRRVWASCQVDGYTNIAGGHSFRVKHGQRMRFKTLHKIHDYKKRFGENMCVGCGRCDDMCPQYISISEAYEKVAHAMREKNNEELISEVYEKVVKAMKEKREE, from the coding sequence ATGAAACTTAGATTAAGTATTGAGGAGTTTGATAGGGGCTTAGAAGAATTATCAAAAAAATATTTGATATTTGCTCCTAGAACTTTTGAAAAGAGAGGAACATATTCTGATACAGATGTTGTTAGATATGCAAAGGTAAATAATTTTTCTGAGATGAATTGGGAAGATAAATCTCATTTTCCAGCAAAAGAAGCATTATTACCCGTTAATGAAGTTCTATTTTATTTTACAGAAGATGAATATAAGGTTGCAGCAGAAGATACTAGAGAAAGATTAGTATTTTTAAGAGCTTGTGATATGAATGCAGTAAAAAGAATAGACCAAATATATTTAGGTAATGGAGCTAGTAATGATTTTTTCTATACTAGAACTAGAAAGAAAACAAAATTTGTTGTTGTAGGTTGTAGCAAAACTTTTAGAAACTGTTTTTGTGTAAGTATGGGAACAAATAAAGCTGATAACTATGATGCTGCAATGAATATAAGAGGAAATGAAATTCAACTTGAAATAAGAGATGAAGACTTAAATGTTTTTTCTGGAAGAGAGATAGATTTTGACATAGATTATGTGACTAAAAATGAATTTGAAGTTGATTTACCTGAAAAAGTAGATTTTATGTATATGCAAAATCATAAGATGTGGGATGAGTATGACACTAGATGTATAGCTTGTGGTAGATGTAATTATAGTTGTCCTACTTGTACTTGTTTCTCAATGCAAGACATACACTATAAAGAAAATGAAAATATGGGAGAAAGAAGAAGAGTTTGGGCTTCTTGTCAAGTAGATGGTTACACAAATATTGCTGGAGGCCATTCATTTAGAGTAAAACATGGACAAAGAATGAGATTTAAAACTTTACATAAAATTCATGACTATAAAAAAAGATTTGGTGAAAATATGTGTGTTGGTTGTGGAAGATGTGATGATATGTGTCCACAATATATTTCAATATCTGAAGCTTATGAGAAAGTTGCTCATGCTATGAGAGAAAAAAATAATGAAGAATTAATATCAGAAGTTTATGAAAAAGTTGTTAAAGCAATGAAAGAAAAAAGAGAGGAGTAA
- a CDS encoding Crp/Fnr family transcriptional regulator has protein sequence MKTKNSDIEKIEVFEGISKNSINEIKNNSDTIELKKNEALYSDRQILDYVYFLVSGNVSLVKSNENGENKVIFLLNSGAMINEALMRKNTSGIECWGFEDSKILRISLKTFDKIMSKDYILAKNCMLFMEKRIRRLYRQLKNSTSTNIEKKLAAKLYRLGTLYGIENVEDKFILINLNLTVTYLAKMLGYQRETVSRSIKLLNEKAIILLKDRKFYIDMEKARQFFKK, from the coding sequence ATGAAAACTAAAAATAGTGATATAGAAAAAATTGAAGTTTTTGAGGGAATATCAAAAAATTCTATAAATGAAATTAAAAATAATTCAGATACAATAGAGTTAAAAAAAAATGAAGCATTGTATTCAGATAGACAAATTTTGGATTATGTATATTTTTTAGTTTCAGGAAATGTAAGTCTTGTAAAATCTAATGAGAATGGAGAGAATAAAGTTATTTTTTTATTAAATAGTGGTGCTATGATAAATGAAGCATTGATGAGAAAAAATACTTCTGGTATAGAATGTTGGGGATTTGAAGATTCAAAAATTCTTAGAATAAGTTTAAAAACTTTTGATAAGATTATGTCTAAGGATTATATTTTAGCTAAAAACTGTATGTTATTTATGGAAAAAAGAATAAGAAGACTTTATAGACAATTAAAAAATTCAACTTCAACAAATATAGAAAAAAAATTAGCTGCCAAATTATATAGATTAGGAACTTTATATGGAATTGAAAATGTAGAAGACAAATTTATTTTAATAAATTTAAATCTAACAGTAACCTATCTTGCAAAGATGTTAGGTTATCAAAGAGAAACTGTATCAAGAAGTATAAAATTACTAAATGAGAAAGCTATTATTTTATTGAAAGATAGAAAGTTTTATATAGATATGGAAAAAGCAAGACAATTCTTTAAGAAATAA